The proteins below are encoded in one region of Cryptosporangium minutisporangium:
- a CDS encoding very short patch repair endonuclease, whose amino-acid sequence MSLPAPPASSPAVRKVMQGNRKVGTRPEVALRSELHRRGLRFRKNAPIRTPLRLVRPDVVFTRRRLAVFVDGCFWHRCPQHGTSPRTNSPYWSTKLDRNVARDIATDEVLRAAGWSVVHVWEHVPAVQAADVVAAYLADTDDRGPMSPSGPRSADPDVGEAQTTSSP is encoded by the coding sequence GTGTCGCTCCCTGCCCCGCCTGCGTCGTCGCCCGCCGTCCGGAAGGTCATGCAAGGCAACCGCAAGGTCGGCACGCGCCCTGAGGTAGCTCTGCGGTCGGAGTTGCACCGCCGCGGGCTGCGGTTCCGCAAGAACGCGCCGATCCGTACGCCGCTGCGACTCGTGCGGCCCGACGTCGTCTTCACTCGGCGGCGCCTGGCGGTGTTCGTGGACGGCTGCTTTTGGCACCGCTGCCCGCAGCACGGCACATCACCCCGAACGAACAGCCCGTACTGGTCGACCAAGCTCGACCGCAACGTAGCTCGCGACATCGCTACCGACGAAGTTCTCCGAGCGGCGGGCTGGTCGGTAGTCCACGTCTGGGAGCATGTGCCCGCCGTCCAGGCCGCCGACGTCGTCGCGGCTTACCTCGCCGACACCGACGACCGCGGACCTATGTCCCCATCAGGTCCGCGATCAGCAGACCCGGACGTCGGAGAAGCTCAAACGACGTCGTCTCCTTAA
- a CDS encoding histidine kinase: protein MTRTAMLGPAIGAVTFGLVVGGFALGIHVGNVHNGLIAVSFTAVGLYVVRRRPANREGWLFVITGVAHAGMFAGREYGLHPGPLPGASWVGWLGVWPLPIVLMFTCFTLMCFPTGRLPSPGWRPVVGVLAAIGVVLAAVSALWPVEYARTGLVAPHPLDVPGADEATTFYSVARPVAYLLFQLVAVGCVIARLRRTHGDENRQLRWFVFAVAATALVMVGGLLVWRSPLPGVLSVPIAAVVAGAAILKYRLYDIDPVINRTLVFGAMAFAVSLGYVTVVLGFGHLVEGRGTLLSLIATGIVAVAFEPVRRRAQQLADRLVYGYRATPYEALARLSAHLAAPAERLLGGVCTTIADGVGAREVVLWTGSREALRAVSAWPASALSSETRTLTDLSAVPVVHDGRFLGAVTVRKAPGDALSAAEKQLVGDLAAQAGLILELRATAQRLVVAGDATRRRLERNLHDGVQQRLVAVALELGGVVRLAEAVGSTELTARAEAARAQLLEATAELRETARGLHPAVLTQDGLEAALGHLADRSAVPVRATVSVGHRLSPEIEATAYYVVSEGLTNVAKHTGATLVRLRAELTDVGLALEIADDGCGGAAVRPGSGLEGLGDRLATLDARLVIDSDVSGTTLRTVIPCA, encoded by the coding sequence ATGACGCGGACCGCGATGCTCGGCCCGGCGATCGGCGCCGTCACGTTCGGGCTGGTCGTGGGCGGGTTCGCGCTCGGCATCCACGTGGGGAACGTGCACAACGGGCTGATCGCCGTGTCGTTCACCGCGGTCGGGCTCTACGTGGTCCGGCGGCGGCCGGCGAACCGTGAAGGCTGGCTATTTGTCATCACCGGAGTCGCGCACGCGGGGATGTTCGCCGGCCGCGAGTACGGTCTTCACCCGGGGCCGCTGCCGGGTGCCTCCTGGGTGGGGTGGCTGGGCGTCTGGCCGCTACCGATCGTCCTGATGTTCACCTGTTTCACGCTGATGTGCTTCCCGACTGGGCGGCTGCCGTCGCCAGGGTGGCGACCGGTCGTCGGGGTGCTCGCCGCGATCGGAGTCGTGCTCGCCGCGGTGTCGGCGCTCTGGCCGGTCGAGTACGCCCGCACCGGGCTCGTGGCGCCGCACCCGCTCGATGTCCCGGGTGCGGACGAGGCGACGACGTTCTACTCGGTCGCGCGCCCCGTCGCCTACTTGCTCTTCCAGCTGGTCGCAGTCGGGTGCGTGATCGCTCGCCTCCGCCGGACGCACGGGGACGAGAATCGCCAGCTCCGCTGGTTCGTCTTCGCAGTTGCCGCGACGGCTCTCGTCATGGTCGGTGGCCTGCTGGTGTGGCGCTCCCCGCTGCCGGGCGTCCTCTCGGTGCCGATCGCCGCGGTGGTGGCGGGCGCGGCGATCCTCAAGTACCGCCTCTACGACATCGACCCGGTGATCAACCGGACGTTGGTCTTCGGCGCGATGGCCTTCGCCGTTTCACTGGGTTACGTGACGGTCGTCCTCGGTTTCGGCCACCTCGTGGAGGGGCGCGGCACCCTCCTCTCCCTGATCGCGACTGGCATCGTCGCAGTGGCGTTCGAACCAGTGCGGCGGCGCGCTCAGCAGTTGGCTGATCGCCTGGTTTACGGCTACCGGGCCACCCCGTACGAAGCGCTCGCCCGGTTGTCGGCGCATCTCGCCGCACCGGCGGAACGGCTCCTCGGGGGAGTCTGCACAACGATCGCGGACGGCGTCGGTGCCCGTGAGGTGGTGTTGTGGACGGGATCGCGGGAGGCGCTGCGAGCGGTGTCCGCGTGGCCGGCGTCCGCATTGTCGTCGGAGACGCGGACGCTGACCGATCTGAGCGCCGTACCCGTCGTGCACGACGGCCGATTCCTCGGAGCCGTGACCGTTCGCAAGGCTCCGGGCGACGCGCTCTCGGCCGCCGAGAAGCAGCTGGTCGGGGATCTCGCCGCGCAGGCCGGCTTGATCCTGGAGTTGAGGGCGACCGCCCAGCGCCTCGTCGTCGCCGGCGACGCCACCCGCCGGCGCTTGGAACGCAACCTGCACGACGGCGTCCAGCAGCGACTCGTGGCGGTCGCACTGGAACTGGGCGGCGTGGTCCGTCTCGCGGAAGCCGTCGGGAGCACCGAACTGACCGCTCGGGCCGAGGCCGCCCGTGCGCAACTGCTCGAAGCCACCGCGGAACTCCGGGAAACTGCGCGCGGGTTGCACCCGGCCGTCCTGACGCAGGACGGCTTGGAGGCGGCTCTCGGCCATCTCGCCGATCGTTCGGCCGTGCCGGTCCGGGCGACCGTCTCGGTAGGACACCGGCTGTCACCGGAGATCGAGGCCACCGCGTACTACGTCGTGAGCGAAGGGCTGACCAACGTGGCCAAGCACACCGGAGCGACACTCGTCCGTCTGCGAGCGGAACTCACCGATGTCGGGCTGGCACTCGAGATCGCCGATGACGGCTGCGGGGGCGCCGCGGTCCGCCCGGGAAGCGGGCTCGAGGGACTCGGCGACCGTCTCGCGACGCTCGACGCGCGGCTGGTCATCGACAGTGACGTCTCCGGTACCACGCTGCGGACGGTGATCCCGTGCGCGTGA
- a CDS encoding DEAD/DEAH box helicase produces MTDQDEKTPLTIDSVQGYLEEAFQRYYETAYELRDKHVAGERRALLSQRGTVFAEPYVELMPGYAYSANTTAAIFADLGIPEAAALVQAGLLPIDKPYAHQEQSLRDSLDGHDVVVGTGTGSGKTESFLLPVVARLVKESAGWAPQPTPQPTAWWERRGGVYQPQRRHESGRRAAMRALLLYPMNALVEDQMVRLRTALDSAGARAWFDTHRPGHRFYFGRYTGRTQVPGTVLSAKPDRVEKLRLLLADAARRHRGLRQGIADGRIKEEARYFLPSLDGAEMRSRWDMQHKVPDILITNYSMLSIALGRSDEASMIESTRQWIAASPEHVFSLVVDELHMYRGTAGTEVAYLLRRLCAALGLDRRPDQLRIIGTSASIQDDLEGRTFLRQFFARTDPSTFRFIRSEHTVPAGADDLGELADGLLAEAVDLSVLPPDGTIQRTLTNALTADDGTLRPGPVGEVAAKAFPNLEPDRARTAFDRLTGLLEQQRACKQEPSARLRGHLFLRTLQGLWACSDPTCRVVPDEYRDGERRLGKLYSTPRLSCECGARVLELLYCQSCGESFLGGYLARAADREFLVSAMASLDDLPDRVTSGRNAGGYRVYWPTGRSLVVTEGWKRKGTKLPDDAKDPQYQMSFVKAAFNPGTGHIAPNPRSGQTGYLYRVKADGAEDRMPPMPTRCPSCGDDWEVQSRDAGVVESARRSRSPIRTQGVGFDRANQVLTGALRRGLESRLVVFSDSRQGAARVSANLELAHYLDLVRALVVETLEESSGDGALLERYLAGEKSDEMAEFRKRLKSLSRAAESAAALVRAGDPLDEDDQEALAAVRITLNGTPSLEHFRAQVEPRLVQRGVNPAGPAWSMQSSDEFHWTQLYSWKTDQVADRESALDSEGRSFLKNLRAELGTQIVRTVFAGGDRDIEALGIAHAIPVAPITAVGPLKDETAQQFASSVIRLLGRRRRTIWTSEKNTDWPKDAKDYAEAVAKKHGAPDGGGLLEELGRRLGVNESSAFRIAPDQVLLTRPATSIVWRCGNCRSKHLHPSAGICTACHQPAIGAADSLVVDQDYYHWLTQQPGGISRLHCEELTGQTDPLEGQGRQARFQDVFLDENEIERVDGIDVLSVTTTMEAGVDIGALRGVVMANMPPQRFNYQQRVGRAGRRGDHLSVAFTVCRGARSHDEHYFAHPAAITGDQPPQPFLDMRSEPIVQRAFTAEVLTRVFREAEQTVVDFGGGRSVHGQFGTVEMWQSSEELRLFVGRLLAAGRDEWATVAAVLLTAAEVPGLTSADLTDWACTSLVTQIDEVAASARVLDLSEALAQAGLLPMFGFPTQVRLLYTEDPRRSKKSFGSDEARTLDRDASLAISEFAPGSEVVKDKAVHTAVGLVDFRQFGGGKWIDQGAEAALGLSSRAGLCRDCLGVTNDEKVSSCPYCGSEEGFAVIDLIEPTGFRSSFRPRDYEQLSEPTARAAQPRAALPSSEYTPRDNNALVRAVNGEILAVNDNGGRLYSFATAAFTGKAGGQWNEAGVVEVGLLADDARKRLAKLSNVRLDDVKKENVAIAARRRTDVLVFGVNRMPDGLRIRPTTPAGRGAWASLGYLLRDTAVKWLDIGSDEIEIGVYPRVRDGELVGEVFVADSLENGAGYARRLADLFDDLLEEADVFVGKLESHGGAPCDSSCHRCLRDYGNSPWHPLLDWRMAADLLDLMRGRPMDVARQRTRDWNAAEAFAKDFSGFMVEEDAETQVPVINGRRGSSLAILHPFEDREADSINERVTAVRARYPGVKETTSFELLRRPGLLIADLMGT; encoded by the coding sequence GTGACGGACCAGGACGAGAAGACGCCCCTCACCATCGACAGTGTTCAGGGCTACCTCGAAGAGGCGTTCCAAAGGTATTACGAGACCGCCTACGAGCTGCGGGACAAGCACGTCGCGGGAGAGCGGCGGGCGTTGCTCTCGCAGCGGGGGACCGTCTTCGCCGAGCCCTATGTGGAACTGATGCCCGGCTACGCGTACTCGGCCAACACGACTGCGGCGATCTTCGCTGATCTCGGGATTCCCGAGGCCGCTGCTCTGGTGCAGGCTGGGCTGCTGCCGATCGATAAGCCTTATGCCCATCAGGAGCAATCGCTCCGCGACTCGCTGGACGGGCACGACGTCGTTGTCGGGACCGGCACCGGCTCGGGCAAGACCGAATCGTTCCTGCTGCCGGTAGTGGCGCGGCTGGTGAAAGAGTCGGCAGGCTGGGCGCCGCAGCCGACGCCGCAACCCACCGCCTGGTGGGAACGGCGCGGCGGCGTCTATCAGCCGCAGCGGCGGCACGAGTCCGGTCGTCGGGCGGCCATGCGCGCGCTTCTGTTGTATCCGATGAACGCCCTGGTCGAAGACCAGATGGTGCGTCTGCGGACAGCGCTGGACTCCGCAGGAGCCCGCGCGTGGTTCGACACTCATCGTCCCGGCCACCGGTTCTACTTCGGGCGCTATACGGGGCGGACGCAGGTTCCCGGCACGGTGCTCAGCGCGAAGCCCGACCGAGTGGAGAAGCTCCGGCTGCTGTTGGCCGACGCGGCCCGTCGACACCGCGGCCTGCGGCAGGGCATCGCTGACGGAAGGATCAAGGAAGAGGCTCGGTACTTCTTGCCGTCGCTGGACGGTGCGGAGATGCGGTCCCGCTGGGACATGCAGCACAAGGTGCCCGACATCCTGATCACGAACTACAGCATGCTGTCGATCGCGCTCGGTCGGTCGGACGAGGCGTCGATGATCGAATCGACTCGGCAGTGGATCGCGGCCTCTCCAGAGCATGTCTTCAGCCTGGTGGTCGACGAGCTGCACATGTACCGCGGTACGGCGGGCACCGAGGTGGCGTACCTGCTTCGGCGGCTGTGCGCGGCGCTCGGGCTGGACCGCCGGCCGGATCAGCTGCGCATCATCGGCACCTCGGCCAGCATTCAGGACGACCTCGAAGGCCGGACGTTCCTCCGTCAGTTCTTCGCTCGCACCGACCCGTCGACGTTCCGGTTCATCCGGAGTGAGCACACGGTTCCTGCGGGCGCCGACGACTTGGGCGAGCTGGCAGACGGCCTGCTGGCCGAAGCCGTCGACCTGTCGGTGCTGCCACCCGACGGCACGATCCAGCGGACGCTGACCAACGCCCTCACCGCGGACGACGGGACGTTGCGGCCGGGGCCGGTCGGCGAGGTGGCGGCTAAGGCGTTCCCGAACCTCGAGCCCGATCGCGCGCGGACGGCGTTTGACCGGCTGACCGGGCTGCTCGAGCAGCAGCGGGCTTGCAAGCAGGAACCCAGCGCCCGGCTGCGGGGCCACTTGTTCCTCCGCACGCTCCAGGGCCTCTGGGCATGCAGCGATCCCACGTGCCGCGTTGTTCCCGACGAGTACCGTGACGGTGAGCGGCGGCTGGGAAAGCTCTATTCGACGCCGCGGCTGTCGTGCGAGTGCGGCGCTAGGGTGCTCGAGTTGCTGTACTGCCAGTCCTGCGGCGAGAGCTTCCTCGGCGGTTATCTCGCCCGCGCCGCGGACCGCGAGTTCCTGGTTTCCGCAATGGCTTCCCTCGACGACCTGCCCGATCGGGTAACCAGCGGACGCAACGCCGGTGGCTACCGCGTGTACTGGCCGACTGGTCGTTCACTGGTCGTCACCGAGGGATGGAAGCGCAAGGGCACCAAGCTGCCTGACGACGCCAAGGACCCCCAGTACCAGATGTCGTTCGTCAAGGCCGCATTCAACCCGGGCACCGGGCATATCGCGCCGAACCCGAGGAGCGGCCAGACCGGGTACCTATACCGGGTCAAGGCCGATGGCGCCGAGGACCGGATGCCGCCGATGCCCACCCGGTGCCCGTCGTGCGGCGACGACTGGGAGGTCCAGTCGCGGGACGCGGGGGTCGTCGAGAGCGCTCGGCGCTCCCGGTCACCGATCCGCACGCAGGGTGTCGGTTTCGACCGCGCGAACCAGGTGCTGACCGGTGCGCTGCGACGCGGCCTCGAATCCCGGCTGGTCGTCTTCTCCGACAGTCGGCAGGGCGCGGCGCGGGTGTCGGCGAACCTCGAGCTGGCGCACTACCTCGACCTGGTCCGCGCGCTGGTCGTGGAGACGCTCGAGGAATCGTCGGGTGATGGGGCGCTGCTGGAGCGGTATCTCGCCGGCGAGAAAAGCGACGAGATGGCCGAGTTCCGCAAGCGGCTCAAGTCGCTGAGCCGGGCCGCTGAGAGTGCTGCAGCTCTGGTCCGGGCGGGCGATCCGCTGGATGAGGACGACCAGGAGGCGCTTGCTGCAGTTCGCATCACCCTTAACGGCACGCCGAGCCTCGAGCATTTCCGCGCTCAGGTCGAACCCCGGCTCGTGCAGCGCGGTGTCAATCCGGCGGGTCCGGCCTGGAGCATGCAGTCGAGTGACGAGTTCCACTGGACGCAGCTGTACAGCTGGAAGACCGACCAGGTCGCCGACCGGGAGTCCGCGCTTGACTCCGAGGGACGGAGCTTCCTTAAGAACCTTCGTGCGGAGCTGGGCACGCAGATCGTTCGCACGGTGTTCGCTGGCGGCGATCGGGACATCGAGGCCCTCGGCATCGCCCACGCCATTCCAGTGGCGCCGATCACGGCGGTCGGGCCGCTGAAGGACGAGACCGCGCAGCAGTTCGCCTCGTCAGTGATCCGGTTGCTCGGTCGGCGTCGCCGCACGATTTGGACCAGCGAGAAGAACACCGACTGGCCGAAGGACGCCAAAGACTACGCGGAAGCGGTCGCGAAGAAGCACGGCGCGCCGGACGGTGGAGGGCTGCTGGAGGAGCTCGGCCGGCGGCTGGGGGTGAACGAGAGCTCCGCGTTTCGGATCGCACCGGACCAGGTGCTGCTGACCCGCCCGGCGACGAGCATCGTCTGGCGTTGCGGAAACTGTCGCTCCAAGCATCTCCACCCGAGCGCGGGCATCTGTACGGCCTGCCACCAGCCCGCGATCGGCGCGGCCGATTCACTGGTCGTTGACCAGGACTACTACCACTGGCTGACACAGCAGCCCGGTGGCATCAGCCGGCTGCACTGTGAGGAGCTGACGGGTCAGACCGATCCGCTGGAAGGCCAGGGCCGCCAGGCGCGCTTCCAGGACGTTTTCCTCGACGAGAACGAGATCGAACGGGTCGACGGCATCGACGTGCTCTCGGTCACGACCACGATGGAGGCCGGAGTCGATATCGGTGCGCTGCGCGGCGTTGTCATGGCCAACATGCCGCCGCAGCGCTTCAACTACCAGCAGCGCGTCGGCCGGGCAGGGCGTCGTGGAGACCACCTATCGGTTGCGTTCACCGTGTGCCGTGGTGCGCGAAGCCACGACGAGCACTACTTTGCCCACCCGGCGGCGATTACCGGCGACCAACCGCCGCAGCCGTTCCTCGACATGCGATCGGAGCCGATCGTCCAGCGAGCGTTCACCGCTGAGGTGCTGACCCGCGTCTTCCGCGAGGCCGAACAGACTGTCGTTGACTTCGGTGGCGGACGAAGCGTGCACGGTCAGTTCGGCACCGTGGAGATGTGGCAGTCGTCCGAGGAGCTGCGGCTCTTCGTCGGCAGGCTGCTGGCCGCTGGCCGCGACGAGTGGGCGACGGTAGCGGCTGTCCTGCTGACCGCGGCCGAGGTGCCGGGTTTGACTTCTGCCGACCTCACGGACTGGGCCTGCACGTCTTTGGTAACCCAGATCGATGAAGTTGCGGCCTCCGCGCGGGTGCTGGACCTCTCCGAGGCGCTGGCGCAGGCCGGTTTGCTGCCGATGTTCGGTTTCCCGACCCAGGTCCGACTCCTCTACACGGAGGATCCCCGGCGCAGTAAGAAGTCGTTCGGCAGCGACGAGGCGAGGACCCTCGACCGTGACGCCAGCCTGGCGATCTCCGAGTTCGCACCCGGCAGCGAGGTTGTGAAAGACAAGGCAGTGCACACAGCCGTCGGCCTGGTTGACTTCCGGCAGTTCGGTGGCGGAAAGTGGATTGACCAGGGCGCGGAGGCCGCGCTCGGGCTTTCCTCGCGAGCCGGTCTGTGCCGTGATTGCCTGGGTGTCACAAATGATGAGAAGGTCAGCAGCTGTCCGTATTGCGGTAGCGAGGAAGGCTTCGCCGTCATCGACTTGATTGAGCCGACCGGTTTCCGCTCGTCATTCCGGCCCCGCGACTATGAGCAGCTCAGCGAGCCGACCGCAAGGGCCGCCCAGCCCCGCGCCGCCCTGCCGAGCAGCGAGTACACGCCTCGTGACAACAACGCGCTGGTACGGGCTGTGAACGGCGAAATCTTGGCCGTCAACGACAACGGCGGACGGCTGTATTCGTTCGCCACCGCTGCGTTCACGGGCAAAGCCGGAGGCCAGTGGAACGAGGCCGGCGTGGTCGAGGTCGGCCTGCTCGCGGACGACGCGAGGAAGAGGCTGGCCAAGCTGAGCAATGTTCGTCTTGATGACGTCAAGAAGGAAAATGTGGCGATCGCGGCGCGCAGGAGGACAGACGTCTTGGTATTCGGCGTCAACCGGATGCCGGACGGGCTGCGTATTCGTCCGACCACCCCGGCCGGGCGGGGCGCATGGGCATCCCTCGGCTACCTGCTTCGGGACACCGCAGTGAAGTGGCTGGATATCGGCTCGGACGAAATCGAGATCGGCGTCTACCCGCGAGTCCGGGACGGCGAGTTGGTCGGCGAGGTTTTCGTCGCTGACAGCCTGGAGAACGGCGCCGGCTATGCCCGGCGTCTCGCTGACCTGTTCGACGACCTCCTTGAGGAGGCAGACGTATTCGTAGGAAAGCTGGAGTCGCATGGCGGTGCTCCCTGTGACTCCAGTTGCCACCGCTGCCTGCGCGACTACGGGAACAGCCCATGGCACCCGTTGCTCGACTGGCGGATGGCAGCGGACCTGCTCGACCTCATGCGTGGTCGACCGATGGATGTTGCCCGTCAGCGGACGCGGGACTGGAACGCTGCGGAGGCGTTCGCCAAGGACTTCTCGGGATTCATGGTCGAGGAGGACGCCGAGACGCAGGTTCCAGTAATCAACGGTCGTCGCGGATCCTCGTTGGCGATCCTGCACCCGTTCGAGGATCGGGAGGCTGACTCGATCAACGAGCGCGTGACTGCGGTGCGGGCGCGGTATCCCGGCGTTAAGGAGACGACGTCGTTTGAGCTTCTCCGACGTCCGGGTCTGCTGATCGCGGACCTGATGGGGACATAG
- a CDS encoding DNA cytosine methyltransferase — MSEHLPVVSLFSGAGGLDLAVERADAEPLAPADLGSGLLRVVSATDHSEQALDTLVANFSHSKTIPGDIREIDTEQILATGGLRSGEPVLVVGGPPCTPFSKSGFWLEQKRESLDPNASLLDEYVRVVRESRPEAFILENVQGLTYKTHEAQFQRLLKGLAELGYNPQWKVLLAADFGVPQLRRRVFVVGRRDGGKFEFPEPTHSGWSERDRRIDPTKLPHVTAAEAFAELPHLASVSDDEIVDGQFGELAAEVPPGQNYLWHTERYGGRNVFKWRSRYWTFLLRLDPDRPSTTLQAQPGPWVGPFHWENVTTDDGAKRARRLRANEILRLMSFPDEFKIAGTRADIQRQLGNAVPVELGKAVVRALMEQLGYIREPVRKVSSL; from the coding sequence GTGAGCGAACATCTTCCGGTGGTGAGCCTGTTCTCAGGGGCAGGAGGGCTCGACTTGGCAGTCGAGCGAGCCGACGCAGAGCCCCTTGCGCCCGCTGATCTCGGGAGTGGTCTCCTCCGTGTCGTCTCCGCAACGGACCACAGCGAACAAGCTCTCGACACCCTGGTCGCGAATTTCTCGCATTCCAAGACGATTCCCGGCGACATCCGGGAGATCGACACCGAGCAGATTCTCGCCACCGGTGGATTGCGAAGCGGCGAGCCTGTTCTGGTTGTCGGAGGCCCGCCCTGTACGCCGTTTAGCAAGTCGGGCTTCTGGCTAGAGCAGAAGAGAGAGAGCCTCGACCCAAACGCCTCCCTCCTTGACGAGTACGTCCGGGTCGTACGGGAAAGCCGACCCGAAGCGTTCATTCTTGAGAACGTTCAGGGCCTTACGTACAAAACTCACGAAGCTCAGTTCCAGCGCCTCCTCAAAGGACTGGCCGAGCTAGGGTACAACCCGCAATGGAAGGTCCTACTGGCTGCTGACTTCGGGGTACCCCAGCTGCGCCGCCGAGTCTTCGTCGTCGGTCGGCGCGACGGCGGCAAGTTCGAGTTCCCGGAGCCCACTCACTCGGGTTGGAGCGAGCGCGACCGGAGGATCGATCCGACGAAGCTTCCCCATGTCACGGCGGCGGAGGCATTTGCCGAACTGCCTCACCTCGCAAGCGTCTCCGACGATGAGATCGTTGACGGCCAGTTCGGCGAGTTGGCGGCAGAAGTCCCTCCCGGCCAGAACTATCTCTGGCACACCGAGCGATACGGCGGCCGCAACGTGTTCAAGTGGCGTAGCCGCTACTGGACGTTTCTCCTCCGGCTCGATCCGGACAGGCCATCAACCACACTTCAGGCTCAACCGGGCCCATGGGTGGGGCCGTTCCATTGGGAGAATGTCACCACTGATGACGGGGCGAAGCGTGCGCGGAGGCTGCGCGCGAACGAGATTCTCCGCCTGATGTCGTTTCCTGACGAGTTCAAAATTGCCGGGACGCGCGCGGACATTCAGCGTCAGCTGGGTAACGCCGTGCCGGTCGAACTCGGTAAGGCGGTTGTCCGGGCACTCATGGAGCAGCTCGGCTACATCAGAGAGCCCGTACGCAAGGTCTCGTCGCTCTGA